The Ensifer canadensis genome has a segment encoding these proteins:
- a CDS encoding ABC transporter ATP-binding protein → MVALALDNIGAMYGRSSVLSGVSTDILEKGSMTAVIGPNAAGKSTLFKRIASLISGPGLVHLSDTERAQTSICYMPQDTGANAVLTVYESILLSAKQGSGWRVHNDELDEIDSILKALRIDALAFRGLGELSGGQRQLVSLAQALIRKPEVLLMDEPTSALDLHRQVDVLSFVSNLARRKGMIVLIALHDLNHALRYCENTIVIANGTMVASGKTASVITTPMLQEIYQVNARIENCSQGRALVIVDGPI, encoded by the coding sequence ATGGTAGCGCTCGCACTTGATAATATCGGCGCCATGTATGGCCGCAGTTCTGTCCTTTCCGGCGTCAGTACCGACATTCTGGAAAAAGGCAGTATGACCGCCGTGATTGGCCCGAACGCTGCGGGCAAGTCGACACTTTTCAAACGCATAGCGTCGCTTATTTCCGGGCCAGGTCTCGTCCATCTGTCTGACACCGAGCGCGCGCAAACGAGCATCTGCTACATGCCGCAGGACACCGGCGCAAACGCTGTCTTGACGGTATATGAATCTATTCTCCTATCTGCAAAGCAAGGCAGCGGCTGGCGCGTTCACAATGACGAGCTCGATGAAATCGACAGCATTTTGAAGGCACTACGGATCGACGCGCTCGCGTTTCGCGGCCTCGGCGAACTTTCCGGCGGACAGCGCCAGTTGGTCTCCCTCGCCCAGGCGCTAATCCGCAAGCCCGAAGTGCTGCTGATGGACGAACCGACCTCGGCTCTTGACCTTCACCGCCAGGTTGACGTGCTGAGTTTTGTTTCCAACCTTGCTCGCCGCAAAGGCATGATCGTTCTCATCGCGCTTCACGACCTCAACCATGCCCTGCGTTATTGCGAAAACACCATCGTCATAGCCAATGGAACAATGGTTGCAAGCGGCAAGACCGCAAGCGTCATCACCACTCCGATGTTGCAGGAAATCTACCAGGTCAATGCCCGCATCGAGAATTGCTCGCAGGGCCGTGCATTGGTGATCGTCGACGGCCCGATCTAG
- a CDS encoding FecCD family ABC transporter permease codes for MAIEAATTESTGRDLYRALAFRRIAILSLLVIALCFSISLDMALGPANYPLSDVLSAMLDPAAVAQQLRVIVWDIRMPIALMAVTVGASLSVAGAQMQTILSNPLASPFTLGISAAASFGAALALVGGVALFPAAIQYMVPLNAFLMAMVAALFIHFASTMRGVSVETIVLLGIALVFTFNAALSLLEYLASEQALAAVVFWTMGSLTKATWPKVYFTGAILVAMVPFLMKDAWALTALRLGDDKAASMGVNVRRLRLQTMMIVSLLAAIPVSFVGTIGFVGLVGPHIARMLVGEDQRFFLPGSVICGALLLSATSVVSKMIIPGAILPIGVITALIGVPFFFVLIFSNRRRAW; via the coding sequence ATGGCCATCGAGGCTGCGACCACCGAGTCAACGGGACGCGATCTATACCGCGCCCTCGCTTTTCGCCGCATTGCCATCTTGAGCTTGCTTGTCATTGCATTGTGCTTCAGCATATCGCTCGACATGGCGCTCGGGCCGGCAAATTACCCACTTTCGGACGTCCTGTCGGCAATGCTCGACCCGGCCGCCGTCGCGCAACAGCTGCGCGTCATCGTTTGGGATATCCGCATGCCGATTGCATTGATGGCAGTAACGGTAGGCGCCTCCCTATCGGTTGCGGGCGCCCAAATGCAGACGATCCTTTCCAATCCGCTTGCCAGCCCTTTCACGCTCGGGATTTCCGCTGCAGCCAGTTTCGGCGCTGCGTTGGCATTGGTCGGTGGCGTCGCGCTGTTTCCGGCAGCGATCCAGTACATGGTTCCACTCAATGCCTTCCTGATGGCGATGGTGGCAGCCCTCTTCATCCATTTCGCCTCGACAATGCGCGGCGTCAGCGTCGAAACGATCGTGCTACTCGGCATTGCGCTTGTCTTCACGTTCAACGCCGCACTTTCCTTGCTGGAATATCTGGCCTCTGAACAGGCGCTTGCAGCGGTGGTGTTCTGGACAATGGGCAGCCTCACCAAGGCGACCTGGCCGAAGGTTTACTTCACTGGGGCCATTCTGGTTGCGATGGTCCCGTTCCTGATGAAGGACGCCTGGGCATTGACGGCGCTTCGTCTCGGCGATGATAAGGCAGCCAGCATGGGCGTGAACGTGCGTCGACTGCGCCTGCAGACGATGATGATCGTCAGCCTGCTTGCTGCCATCCCGGTGTCGTTCGTGGGCACTATTGGCTTTGTCGGCCTGGTCGGACCCCATATCGCCCGCATGCTCGTCGGCGAGGACCAGCGCTTCTTCCTGCCGGGCTCGGTTATTTGCGGCGCGCTGCTGCTCTCGGCGACATCGGTCGTCAGTAAGATGATCATCCCTGGTGCGATTTTGCCGATCGGTGTGATCACCGCCCTCATCGGCGTACCGTTCTTCTTCGTCCTGATCTTCAGCAATCGGAGGCGCGCATGGTAG
- a CDS encoding ABC transporter substrate-binding protein: MRIKAKAAALAMGLLATATWPAFADKITIKDVTGRDVEVEAPVKNMILGEGRQIYFLAALDRQAPFEHVVGWRDDLPKADPESYEAYLAKYPEIAKLPTFGGMKDGTFDIEQAVALKPDVILMNVDAKTATEEAGYIEKLGKVGIPLVYVDFREKPMENTEPSMRIMGKLMGKETIAEDFIKFRADSIERVTGVLAKADAKKPLVFVERAGGYSDDCCMSFGNENFGKMVEIAGGINIAKDIIPGTFGTVNPEQVIASNPDQIIITGGNWDKYVPGGAWVGVGYGADLKEAHRKLEALTQRPAFTGVKAVADGNVHAIWHQFYNNPYQFVAIQEIAKWLHPELFADLDPEATFKELHARFLPLDYKPGYFVSLKDE; this comes from the coding sequence ATGCGCATTAAAGCCAAAGCAGCCGCACTTGCAATGGGTCTACTTGCCACCGCTACCTGGCCGGCTTTCGCCGACAAGATTACCATCAAGGACGTGACCGGACGCGACGTCGAAGTTGAAGCTCCGGTCAAGAACATGATTCTCGGCGAAGGCCGGCAGATCTATTTCCTTGCTGCGCTCGACAGGCAAGCTCCGTTCGAACACGTTGTAGGCTGGCGCGACGACCTGCCGAAAGCCGACCCTGAATCCTACGAAGCCTATCTGGCAAAATACCCAGAAATCGCCAAGCTGCCGACGTTTGGCGGCATGAAGGACGGGACCTTCGACATCGAACAAGCCGTCGCGCTTAAGCCCGACGTGATCCTCATGAACGTCGACGCCAAGACTGCCACGGAAGAAGCTGGTTACATCGAAAAGCTCGGCAAGGTCGGCATCCCACTGGTCTATGTCGACTTCCGTGAAAAGCCGATGGAAAACACCGAGCCGAGCATGCGCATCATGGGCAAGCTGATGGGCAAGGAAACAATCGCCGAAGACTTCATCAAGTTCCGCGCCGACAGCATCGAGCGGGTCACGGGCGTGCTGGCGAAGGCCGACGCGAAGAAACCGCTGGTGTTCGTCGAGCGTGCCGGTGGATATTCCGATGATTGCTGCATGTCGTTTGGCAACGAGAATTTCGGCAAGATGGTCGAGATCGCCGGTGGCATCAACATCGCAAAGGACATCATCCCCGGCACCTTCGGTACGGTCAATCCGGAGCAGGTGATTGCCTCCAATCCGGACCAGATCATCATTACCGGCGGCAACTGGGACAAGTATGTTCCAGGGGGTGCCTGGGTCGGTGTCGGCTACGGTGCCGATCTGAAGGAAGCCCATCGCAAGCTTGAAGCGCTGACCCAACGTCCAGCCTTTACCGGCGTCAAGGCTGTCGCGGACGGCAATGTCCACGCCATCTGGCATCAGTTCTATAACAATCCGTATCAGTTCGTTGCAATCCAGGAGATCGCCAAGTGGCTGCATCCGGAACTGTTTGCCGACCTTGACCCCGAAGCGACATTCAAGGAACTGCACGCGCGCTTCCTGCCGCTCGATTACAAGCCGGGATACTTCGTCTCGCTCAAGGATGAATGA
- a CDS encoding class I SAM-dependent methyltransferase, with amino-acid sequence MNTGAAAGHNFGLRDEIKTYWSARAATFDQSPGHEIFSEEERQAWHNLIIRHLARGEGRHALDLACGTGVISHLMDDLGYKVTGLDWAEPMLERARAKAKTRGRAIEFRIADAENTMEPDESYDVVVTRHLVWTLVDPRQAFAEWLRVLKPGGTLLVVDGDFVNLSMAERVVKTAAELLQQLGLTKADQVPAPAGMAEIHNRILSQVHFSEGARAADVAALIQNSGFANVTVDTDLKAIHRAQSKHLSYLKGLSRGLQHRYAIVARKPLRDL; translated from the coding sequence ATGAACACAGGAGCGGCTGCGGGCCACAATTTTGGGCTGCGGGACGAGATTAAAACCTATTGGTCGGCGCGTGCGGCGACTTTCGATCAATCGCCCGGACATGAGATCTTTTCAGAAGAGGAACGCCAGGCCTGGCACAATTTGATCATCAGGCACCTCGCTCGAGGAGAAGGACGTCACGCATTGGATCTGGCGTGCGGCACTGGGGTCATATCGCATCTCATGGACGATTTAGGTTACAAGGTCACAGGCCTTGATTGGGCAGAGCCGATGCTGGAACGGGCCCGGGCAAAGGCGAAGACGCGTGGACGAGCGATTGAGTTTCGCATCGCCGATGCTGAAAACACCATGGAGCCGGATGAAAGCTATGATGTCGTGGTAACACGTCATCTCGTTTGGACACTCGTCGATCCGAGGCAGGCATTTGCGGAATGGTTGAGGGTCTTGAAGCCCGGCGGAACCTTGCTTGTCGTTGATGGTGACTTCGTCAACCTCAGTATGGCGGAGCGTGTCGTGAAGACAGCAGCAGAATTGCTCCAGCAGTTGGGATTGACGAAAGCGGACCAGGTCCCCGCGCCGGCGGGCATGGCCGAAATTCACAACCGCATCCTGTCGCAGGTGCATTTCTCAGAAGGCGCGCGCGCTGCGGATGTTGCTGCCCTGATCCAGAATTCCGGGTTTGCGAACGTAACCGTCGATACTGATCTGAAGGCAATCCATCGTGCCCAATCGAAGCACTTAAGTTACCTGAAAGGGCTTTCTCGCGGATTGCAACACCGATACGCGATCGTCGCCCGTAAACCATTAAGGGACCTCTAG
- a CDS encoding DAPG hydrolase family protein: MQHDLEAAIPVALLHADPIRLEMGIERFASGTLTVACRTVMPGCNGAMLEWWFKYFETDEHLRWWHPIDHKRHFGWDELWKKGENYIGATIRATESLGEVPPVKATIKFLSPAAYFSATDIDPAKRVGGVSALIYAGIGFGDNVEIDEHGIPLSGRMMHVARDTPDGLVLRSRFVLGLDSDKGGHAVPDEIGLGLMRHCHSEFSFLAKALPSVFYGDPANPRPADNW; encoded by the coding sequence ATGCAACATGATTTGGAAGCCGCAATCCCTGTCGCACTGCTGCACGCCGACCCAATTAGACTGGAAATGGGGATCGAGCGCTTCGCCTCCGGCACCCTCACGGTCGCCTGCAGAACGGTAATGCCAGGGTGCAATGGAGCGATGCTGGAATGGTGGTTCAAGTATTTTGAAACCGACGAACACCTTCGCTGGTGGCACCCGATTGATCACAAGCGCCATTTCGGCTGGGACGAGCTTTGGAAAAAAGGTGAGAACTATATTGGCGCGACGATCAGGGCGACGGAGTCGTTAGGAGAGGTTCCTCCTGTCAAAGCAACCATCAAATTCCTAAGCCCAGCCGCATACTTCAGTGCCACGGACATCGATCCCGCAAAGCGGGTGGGCGGCGTCTCCGCACTAATCTACGCCGGAATTGGCTTTGGCGATAATGTTGAGATTGACGAGCATGGAATTCCATTAAGCGGCCGGATGATGCACGTCGCACGGGACACGCCCGACGGCCTCGTTCTGCGAAGCAGATTCGTTCTTGGTCTCGATAGCGACAAGGGCGGCCACGCCGTCCCGGACGAAATCGGACTGGGCCTGATGCGCCATTGCCATTCGGAGTTTTCATTCCTCGCGAAGGCACTCCCGTCTGTGTTTTACGGTGATCCAGCAAACCCCAGACCAGCTGACAACTGGTAG
- a CDS encoding TetR/AcrR family transcriptional regulator has product MAKRARGRPARNRLEVERSILQASTQLLFDQGFAKFSIDAVSRSAGVAKKTVYAMATNREELVGKIVASWTEQLQTSGDPRPGEARPDPGSLRALLSRIYRIALSKEAVALFRLICADKEGRERLAEIYNRNGVERGVQAVANWLREYQADVPSFDVNRSARMILAALVAEPLRRAAIGLETPWNDTDEEVTARVGEYVDFYAPILFKELGTAP; this is encoded by the coding sequence TTGGCAAAGCGAGCGAGAGGGCGTCCGGCCCGTAATCGGCTTGAGGTGGAACGCAGTATTCTCCAAGCCTCAACCCAGCTTCTGTTTGACCAGGGATTTGCCAAGTTCAGCATCGATGCGGTATCGCGTAGCGCAGGAGTTGCCAAAAAGACTGTTTACGCTATGGCGACCAATCGTGAGGAACTAGTCGGGAAAATCGTAGCGTCCTGGACTGAGCAACTCCAAACCAGTGGAGATCCCCGGCCGGGCGAGGCGCGTCCTGATCCGGGGAGCCTGCGGGCGCTATTGAGCAGGATTTACCGGATCGCCCTATCCAAGGAAGCTGTAGCCCTTTTCCGTCTCATCTGTGCTGACAAGGAGGGTCGAGAACGGCTCGCAGAAATTTATAATCGAAACGGGGTCGAGCGAGGAGTGCAGGCCGTGGCAAACTGGCTGCGCGAGTACCAAGCCGATGTCCCATCATTTGATGTCAACCGATCTGCCCGGATGATCCTTGCTGCTCTTGTTGCTGAGCCCTTGCGCAGGGCCGCTATCGGCCTAGAAACACCATGGAACGATACCGACGAGGAGGTAACGGCACGGGTTGGAGAATACGTGGATTTTTACGCACCTATATTATTCAAAGAGTTGGGCACTGCACCATAG
- a CDS encoding ABC transporter ATP-binding protein/permease gives MRSFWGLLLAYWLSERWREAWGLTFLILLLTGLSAQASVWFALTSGELVNRIANFHHPTVPTTPSSLLTTAATLAAIAITRDAGFTAVRHFFSTTLHRKWRQWLDARFNQALLDSNHTHFHLQQNGFGATTGQDTSTPDNIDQRVQEAIKGMTGGAIGLGVGIAGVVLSLGFVGTKLIETSSPVRGIEFLGSYGTACLTLLAIAIYVPLNTFVAAKLGSVMQGLSVGIQSAEGSYRGELNQLLHRSFHVAVIKGEPAQRAINGRRYREIDQTWASLNRVTAGYMGFELVHNFLGSRIVAYAPGLIPYVDKTISLQDYVTGAELATALINECSWFIHAMPDIATLKADARRITELAQAVEAVQQPQDYYARSGPSVFEYKTQDAALGLTIERIELLHTGDDEPFLAADQLRFVPGEWILVVGESGSGKTSLIKAINGLWAHGRGTITTPETGKSLYAAQDVKLQSICLKDLICLPDRADAHTDASVVAALEGAGLGEFGEELLSDGRDGQNWDKLLSGGEKQKLVLAKILLLRPDLLFLDEATSALDGQAAQSFHQSIKDHCPEAIVVAVMHDTSSIQSEEGADFFDSVLAINDGVAERITINAWRDGQG, from the coding sequence ATGCGCAGCTTCTGGGGCCTATTGCTGGCTTATTGGCTATCTGAACGGTGGCGCGAGGCCTGGGGCTTAACGTTCCTCATCCTTCTACTCACCGGTTTGTCGGCTCAAGCGAGCGTCTGGTTCGCTTTGACGTCCGGCGAGCTCGTCAATCGGATTGCCAACTTCCACCATCCAACCGTGCCCACCACACCTTCGTCGCTGCTGACTACCGCGGCGACCCTCGCCGCGATCGCGATCACTAGGGATGCGGGATTTACTGCGGTCCGTCACTTCTTTTCGACCACGCTCCATCGGAAATGGCGCCAATGGCTTGACGCACGCTTTAACCAGGCCCTGCTCGATTCCAACCATACCCATTTTCATCTTCAGCAAAACGGGTTCGGGGCGACGACGGGCCAGGACACTTCAACGCCCGACAACATCGATCAGAGGGTACAGGAAGCCATAAAGGGCATGACGGGTGGCGCCATCGGCCTTGGCGTGGGAATCGCCGGCGTTGTGCTATCGCTGGGATTTGTCGGGACAAAACTGATCGAAACCTCGAGCCCCGTCAGGGGAATTGAGTTTCTGGGTAGCTACGGTACCGCCTGTCTGACATTGCTGGCCATCGCGATCTACGTGCCACTCAATACATTTGTCGCAGCCAAGCTCGGCAGTGTGATGCAAGGCCTATCCGTGGGCATTCAGTCCGCAGAGGGGAGTTATCGTGGCGAACTGAACCAATTGTTGCACCGTAGTTTTCATGTTGCAGTTATCAAGGGCGAACCGGCCCAGAGAGCCATCAACGGGCGCCGATATCGCGAGATTGACCAAACTTGGGCGAGCCTTAATCGCGTGACCGCCGGTTACATGGGCTTCGAGCTGGTGCATAACTTCCTAGGATCGCGTATCGTCGCCTATGCGCCCGGACTGATCCCCTATGTCGACAAAACGATCAGCTTGCAGGATTACGTCACCGGCGCCGAGCTGGCGACAGCGCTCATCAACGAATGTTCCTGGTTCATCCATGCGATGCCCGATATTGCGACGTTAAAGGCCGACGCACGCAGAATCACCGAACTTGCGCAAGCGGTCGAAGCGGTTCAGCAGCCGCAGGATTATTATGCTCGCAGCGGTCCCTCAGTTTTCGAATACAAGACCCAGGATGCTGCGCTCGGTTTGACCATCGAGCGGATTGAGCTCCTGCACACGGGTGATGACGAGCCATTCTTGGCCGCTGACCAGCTGCGCTTCGTTCCCGGAGAATGGATTTTAGTCGTGGGAGAATCCGGAAGTGGCAAAACCTCGCTTATCAAGGCGATAAATGGTCTCTGGGCGCACGGCCGCGGCACGATCACGACGCCAGAGACCGGAAAGAGCCTCTATGCCGCACAGGACGTGAAGCTTCAGAGTATTTGCCTGAAGGATCTCATTTGTTTGCCGGACCGGGCTGACGCGCACACCGACGCCTCTGTAGTGGCGGCCTTGGAAGGCGCCGGCCTCGGAGAGTTCGGGGAGGAGCTTTTGAGCGATGGACGCGATGGGCAGAACTGGGACAAACTCCTGTCGGGGGGCGAAAAACAAAAACTCGTCCTTGCGAAAATTCTTCTGCTAAGGCCGGATCTGCTATTCCTTGACGAGGCGACGAGCGCACTTGATGGCCAGGCGGCGCAGTCGTTTCACCAATCGATCAAGGACCATTGTCCAGAGGCGATCGTAGTCGCCGTGATGCACGATACCTCGTCCATCCAGTCAGAAGAAGGAGCGGACTTCTTCGATAGCGTGCTCGCCATCAACGACGGCGTTGCGGAAAGGATAACAATAAATGCCTGGCGTGACGGACAGGGATAG
- a CDS encoding type II toxin-antitoxin system RelE/ParE family toxin, with protein sequence MKQRRIRWTVWALQRLDEIGAYIEHDDPNAAARVVARLVASVDMLAELPAAGRIGRIAGTREIVLSDIPYIIPYRVRQDIEIITMMQKP encoded by the coding sequence ATGAAGCAGAGGCGCATCCGCTGGACCGTGTGGGCGTTGCAGCGGCTTGACGAAATCGGTGCGTACATCGAACATGACGATCCAAATGCTGCTGCACGGGTCGTTGCCCGTCTCGTAGCGTCTGTCGATATGCTAGCAGAGCTGCCGGCAGCTGGACGCATCGGTCGCATCGCAGGCACGCGCGAAATTGTATTATCCGATATTCCTTACATAATCCCTTATCGGGTTCGACAGGACATTGAAATCATTACTATGATGCAGAAGCCGTAA
- a CDS encoding CopG family ribbon-helix-helix protein: MKGPLTAAFTIRVPDEVADRLNQLAQKHDRSRSYMAAQAIEDFVSFEEWQVAEMEAGIAEADRGEFASDDDVARVIGKYVKAASR, from the coding sequence TTGAAAGGTCCGCTCACGGCAGCATTCACAATCCGCGTCCCGGACGAAGTTGCCGACCGTCTAAACCAACTTGCCCAAAAACACGACCGTTCCCGCTCCTACATGGCCGCACAGGCTATTGAAGATTTCGTATCATTCGAAGAGTGGCAGGTTGCGGAAATGGAAGCTGGTATTGCCGAGGCGGACCGAGGTGAATTCGCGAGTGACGACGACGTGGCACGCGTGATCGGCAAATACGTCAAGGCGGCTTCTCGGTAA
- a CDS encoding GntR family transcriptional regulator, whose protein sequence is MQEPLRDSRTLAIQLRDRIADLIRLEGLKPGDKLPTEAQLTQRFKISRPALREALKLLEQDDVIYVEHGRGRFVSALAAVQVDRPITVFESVTDMAHHYGYTTVNKVLSISEETPDARVADSLHLPPTGRVIRIERIRLHEDEPILYCIDYVPRSIIPAKLYDLDWSGSLMDLLEECGSRPRMSAASVSSVMLPDDVVARHDLRDFGPALLITETCFNAAGIPVNYAIDYHRGSHFSFSLMRK, encoded by the coding sequence GTGCAGGAGCCCCTTCGCGACTCGCGCACCCTGGCCATTCAGCTTCGCGACCGGATTGCCGATCTCATCCGGTTGGAGGGGCTGAAACCCGGGGACAAGCTGCCCACAGAAGCGCAGCTCACGCAGCGTTTCAAAATTTCCCGCCCGGCGCTTCGCGAAGCACTGAAGCTGCTCGAACAGGACGACGTCATCTATGTCGAGCACGGTCGCGGCCGTTTCGTTTCGGCGCTCGCGGCCGTGCAGGTCGATCGCCCGATCACGGTCTTCGAGAGCGTCACCGACATGGCGCACCATTACGGTTATACGACCGTCAACAAGGTGCTGTCGATTTCCGAGGAAACACCCGACGCGCGCGTCGCTGATAGCTTGCATCTCCCACCCACCGGTCGCGTGATCCGCATTGAGCGCATCCGTTTGCATGAGGACGAGCCGATCCTCTACTGTATCGACTACGTTCCGCGCAGCATTATCCCGGCGAAGCTCTACGACCTCGACTGGAGCGGATCGCTGATGGACCTGCTCGAGGAATGCGGCAGCCGCCCGCGTATGTCCGCCGCAAGCGTATCCTCCGTCATGCTTCCCGATGACGTCGTCGCGCGCCATGACCTCAGGGATTTCGGGCCAGCCCTGCTCATCACCGAAACCTGCTTCAACGCAGCCGGCATCCCGGTGAACTACGCGATTGACTATCATCGCGGCAGCCATTTCTCCTTTAGCCTGATGCGCAAGTAG
- a CDS encoding SIS domain-containing protein, which yields MLNFDEQRFLRIQSGAIALQSRLETVIVSSLSAGAENIFFLGTGGAAILMQPAAQLLQRRSRFPTFIDMPAELVLAGSAQLTDKSIVVMPSLSGTTKESVALLSRLKEIGATVITLVGHQETPLGKGGDHVFVNFAEDDTSCESFYLQSLFIALAILNHRDEIENHAEIVSQLSRMPALLLEVKRAYEPKAEAFAKVLAASDYHIITGAGNVWPEAFYYGMCILEEMQWIRTRPVHASDFFHGTLELVEKGVSVILFKGEDAARPLAERVQNFAPGYTDKLTVLDTAEFELPGVSADVRALVSPVLMATVLERISAHLEVLRNHPLTTRRYYKRVAY from the coding sequence ATGCTGAATTTTGACGAACAGAGATTTCTGCGTATCCAATCCGGGGCAATCGCACTGCAGAGCCGCCTGGAAACCGTGATCGTATCCAGTCTTTCGGCGGGCGCAGAGAACATTTTCTTCCTCGGCACCGGCGGCGCGGCGATACTGATGCAGCCCGCAGCTCAGTTGCTGCAACGGCGCTCGCGCTTTCCCACCTTCATAGACATGCCGGCGGAACTGGTGCTCGCAGGCTCGGCGCAGCTGACGGACAAGTCGATTGTCGTCATGCCGTCGCTTTCCGGGACGACGAAGGAAAGTGTAGCCCTTCTCTCCAGGCTGAAGGAAATCGGCGCGACCGTTATTACCCTGGTCGGCCATCAGGAGACACCGCTCGGCAAGGGCGGGGACCACGTCTTCGTCAACTTTGCCGAGGACGACACGTCCTGCGAATCTTTCTATCTGCAGTCGCTGTTCATTGCGCTCGCGATCCTGAACCATCGTGACGAGATCGAAAACCACGCCGAGATCGTCAGCCAGCTCTCCCGCATGCCGGCGCTGCTACTGGAGGTGAAGCGAGCCTATGAGCCCAAGGCAGAGGCCTTTGCCAAAGTCCTCGCCGCCTCGGACTACCACATCATTACCGGCGCCGGGAACGTCTGGCCGGAAGCGTTCTATTACGGTATGTGTATCCTCGAGGAGATGCAGTGGATCCGCACCCGTCCCGTGCACGCGTCCGATTTTTTCCATGGCACGCTCGAACTCGTCGAAAAGGGCGTCAGTGTCATTCTCTTCAAGGGCGAGGATGCGGCACGCCCGCTTGCCGAACGCGTCCAGAACTTTGCGCCGGGCTACACCGACAAGCTTACCGTTCTCGACACTGCCGAGTTCGAACTGCCCGGCGTTTCGGCCGATGTGCGGGCGCTGGTGTCGCCGGTGCTGATGGCGACTGTGCTGGAGCGCATCAGCGCCCATCTTGAAGTCCTGCGCAATCATCCTCTCACGACAAGGCGCTACTACAAGCGCGTCGCCTACTGA
- a CDS encoding PfkB family carbohydrate kinase has translation MKTLRFAAVGDNCIDRFQPPLSQSLVGGNAVNVAVQLARLGHGSHYFGAVGSDPAGQRTRHLLAENGVDVTHMQERFGITAYTEIDVLPSGERVFTFEDFGVCAGYKPDADEIAVLKTMDHVHLGWMDDEGVLRRTLADAGVSVSQDVSVNADPVNLGIEGLTIAFGSAGDDDATAKDLLRRLLECGVPLAVVTRGSKGALVSDGRQTVSIGIRPVEVVDTTGAGDSFIAGFLAARIASLPLPDCLAAGRDRAAMTCMHVGGFPQVPQPL, from the coding sequence ATGAAAACCCTCCGCTTCGCCGCCGTCGGCGACAATTGCATAGACCGGTTCCAGCCTCCGCTTTCGCAATCGCTGGTTGGCGGCAACGCTGTTAACGTTGCGGTACAGCTCGCCCGGCTCGGCCACGGCTCGCACTATTTCGGCGCAGTCGGTTCGGATCCGGCCGGACAGCGAACGCGGCATCTCCTGGCTGAAAACGGTGTCGACGTAACCCACATGCAGGAACGTTTCGGCATCACCGCCTACACGGAGATAGACGTGCTTCCCTCCGGGGAGCGTGTCTTCACTTTCGAGGATTTCGGCGTCTGCGCCGGCTACAAGCCGGACGCGGACGAAATTGCCGTCCTCAAGACCATGGATCACGTGCATCTCGGCTGGATGGACGATGAAGGCGTTCTGCGTCGCACGCTCGCCGATGCCGGTGTCAGTGTGTCCCAGGATGTATCCGTCAATGCCGATCCGGTCAATCTGGGAATCGAAGGTCTGACGATCGCCTTTGGTTCCGCCGGCGACGACGACGCAACGGCCAAAGACTTGCTGCGCCGCCTGCTGGAATGCGGCGTGCCGCTCGCTGTCGTTACCCGAGGCAGCAAGGGAGCCCTGGTCAGCGATGGAAGACAAACTGTTTCGATCGGCATCCGGCCGGTCGAGGTGGTCGACACGACCGGTGCCGGCGACAGCTTCATTGCCGGCTTTCTCGCAGCCCGTATTGCAAGTCTGCCGCTGCCTGATTGCCTTGCGGCCGGGCGCGATCGGGCCGCAATGACCTGCATGCATGTTGGCGGTTTTCCGCAGGTGCCGCAGCCGCTCTGA